A window of Ranitomeya variabilis isolate aRanVar5 chromosome 2, aRanVar5.hap1, whole genome shotgun sequence contains these coding sequences:
- the LOC143803958 gene encoding uncharacterized protein LOC143803958 — MAESMFALLEPKAPSVRIYESRFVWLMFSEDGAAAGINIEGSGRVGRKVVPQPPKKDHIYIYMSRLNFLAPVMDLRTTESNLVETEPASEVEPANTENEEAGTAEEDAPGPSRAERAIPGSLGQLPTEQEEPPRSSSPTLPLDTSPQATTVARNIRRRREHQSQVIRRQVDSRVMDYIQRTISDDGEEAFGRSLAQHLRQIPTQLRLPTKTAILQLLTSAIPPNNPQAIFECIQRRYQTQIISQISDSSVATAGTISTASGHTQTTTDQHTQTINTGNISEHIDRHNTTTIDQTHYQQHHQLYGQHTSRPTHSYTEMPPSSAASQFLSEWYHHGPQTSFSHAYGHGQFGQQVPQHQGPLDQRRPRVSWPLENAPGWTHGPHDAYSQSQEARTQHHIPTQAHNVPLPTNTQQHSEIQTTQTPTSPATSHHSLLDL; from the exons ATGGCAGAGAGCATGTTCGCTTTGCTGGAACCTAAGGCCCCGTCAGTGCGAATCTATGAATCCCGTTTTGTG TGGCTGATGTTCAGCGAAGATGGCGCAGCTGCCGGGATCAATATAGAAGGGAGCGGCAGAGTCGGCAGAAAAGTGGTTCCGCAGCCCCCAAAAaaagaccatatatatatatatatgagccgtCTAAATTTCTTGGCTCCTGTAATGGATTTAAGAAC AACCGAATCTAACTTAGTGGAAACCGAGCCAGCGTCTGAGGTGGAACCTGCAAACACGGAAAATGAAGAAGCAGGAACAGCAGAGGAGGATGCTCCTGGACCATCCAGGGCGGAAAGGGCCATTCCTGGTTCACTAGGCCAACTCCCAACAGAGCAAGAGGAGCCGCCAAGAAGCAGCAGCCCAACCCTGCCCCTTGATACCTCACCCCAAGCTACTACTGTTGCACGCAATATACGAAGAAGGAGAGAGCACCAAAGTCAAGTTATACGACGACAGGTTGACAGTCGTGTGATGGACTACATACAACGCACAATCTCGGATGATGGTGAGGAAGCATTTGGACGAAGTTTGGCCCAGCACCTGCGCCAAATTCCAACACAATTACGCCTGCCCACAAAAACAGCCATATTACAGCTTCTAACTTCGGCAATTCCACCAAATAACCCCCAAGCCATATTTGAATGTATTCAAAGAAGGTACCAAACACAAATTATCAGCCAAATCTCAGACAGTTCTGTTGCTACAGCAGGAACAATATCCACAGCATCAGGACATACACAAACAACCACTGATCAACACACTCAGACAATAAACACTGGAAACATTAGTGAACATATTGACAGACATAATACTACTACCATAGATCAAACACATTACCAACAACATCATCAGCTCTATGGCCAACACACATCAAGGCCTACGCATAGCTACACAGAAATGCCTCCATCATCTGCTGCGTCACAGTTTTTGAGTGAGTGGTACCACCATGGACCACAAACTAGTTTTTCACATGCTTATGGGCATGGTCAATTTGGGCAGCAAGTACCACAACACCAAGGGCCTTTAGACCAACGCAGACCAAGAGTATCCTGGCCTTTGGAAAATGCTCCGGGTTGGACACATGGTCCACATGATGCATATAGCCAGAGTCAGGAAGCCAGAACCCAACATCATATACCCACCCAGGCACACAATGTTCCTTTGCCTACAAACACTCAACAGCACTCTGAAATCCAAACAACACAAACACCAACCTCACCAGCAACATCCCATCATTCTTTATTGgacttgtaa